One window of the Balaenoptera ricei isolate mBalRic1 chromosome X, mBalRic1.hap2, whole genome shotgun sequence genome contains the following:
- the LOC132357595 gene encoding glycine cleavage system H protein, mitochondrial-like: MALRVARSVRAAICSLCAISAPNAPCPLRPWGLRAGAVRALRTGPALLSGRKFTDKHEWVTTENGVGTVGISNFAQEALGDVVYCSLPEVGTKLNKQEFGALESVKAASELYSPLSGEVTKINEALAENPGLVNKSCYEDGWLIKMTLTNPSELDELMSEEAYEKYIKSIEE, from the coding sequence ATGGCGCTGCGAGTGGCGCGCAGCGTGCGGGCCGCGATCTGCAGCCTGTGCGCCATCTCTGCGCCCAACGCGCCTTGCCCGCTGCGGCCCTGGGGACTGCGGGCGGGCGCCGTCCGGGCGCTGCGCACCGGCCCCGCTCTGCTGTCGGGTCGTAAATTCACAGACAAACATGAATGGGTAACAACAGAAAACGGTGTTGGAACAGTGGGAATCAGCAATTTTGCACAGGAAGCTTTGGGAGATGTTGTTTACTGTAGTCTGCCTGAAGTTGGGACAAAATTGAACAAACAGGAATTTGGTGCTTTGGAAAGTGTGAAAGCTGCTAGTGAACTCTATTCTCCTCTATCAGGAGAAGTAACTAAAATTAATGAAGCTCTAGCAGAAAATCCAGGACTTGTCAACAAATCTTGTTATGAAGATGGTTGGCTGATCAAGATGACACTCACTAACCCTTCAGAACTAGATGAACTAATGAGTGAAGAAGCAtatgagaaatacataaaatctatTGAGGAGTGA